Proteins from a genomic interval of Rubinisphaera italica:
- the aroH gene encoding chorismate mutase, with the protein MRVRGIRGAISAAENTRESILEATRELLQAILDANQITEFDDIVSAVFTTSPDLTACFPAEAARGLGMNEVPLLCASEIAVPNSLPSCIRVLFHVNTTKSQKEIRHIYLGEAARLRPDMTSAQ; encoded by the coding sequence ATGCGGGTGAGAGGGATTCGCGGAGCGATTTCTGCGGCTGAAAATACACGAGAATCGATTCTGGAAGCAACTCGCGAGTTGCTACAGGCGATTCTGGACGCGAATCAGATTACCGAATTCGATGATATCGTTTCCGCGGTGTTCACCACCTCCCCGGATTTAACGGCCTGCTTCCCGGCTGAAGCCGCCCGGGGTTTGGGAATGAACGAAGTCCCTCTGTTATGTGCTTCGGAAATCGCAGTCCCGAATTCGCTGCCGAGTTGTATTCGTGTGCTGTTTCATGTCAATACGACGAAATCGCAAAAAGAAATCCGTCATATCTATCTGGGCGAAGCAGCTCGCTTACGGCCCGATATGACCAGTGCTCAATGA
- a CDS encoding ABC transporter permease translates to MNRTQLILRTLRYYWRTNLAVLLGVAVGAAVICGALIVGDSVRFSLEQMTLDRLGNVDYALSGSRFFREEIASDIAEDLSKQPGGGAIKVAPAILLTASLQFERTSESAEESYENRNDEPTILTAGQVNLVGLDERLWKMLKGDVAKLPDENSLVLNRRVADQLKIQEGDELFVYVDVPQTIPQESLLGERDVDEIVISFPMTVTTIVEPASTLGRFSLQPNQQLPLNAYLNLSRLQQELDLLEAPVTPRNPIAKPARVNALLISGRKQTGNTLNPDNWDTLANRALKQSLKLEDFHARIRTLPEQGYFALESERMILEQALSNQAIKTAQGMEVASSPVLVYLANEIANASNPDLFSMYSIAAGIPFDQSAPFGPLLNTNGDPVTSMSGNNVAINSWLAKDLQVEAGDEILLKYHVVGSRGKLPELEERFKVAAILPIPDTLADDRGFTPFVPGITDAKTFNDWEQPFPMNTDRITDRDDEYWEGSEGKPDGYKSTPKVFLPLKTARDLWQSRYGDTTSVRIASKPELGLEETVSRFRQRFVQTLVPQQFGMVILPVKQQGLQAAQGTQDFTGLFIGFSFFVIAAAAVLISLLFRLGIETRVQQTGLYSAVGMSKGAVHRLLLSEGVLVAIVGIVIGMMLGVLYAELMIYGLTTWWRGAIGTSFLQVYVQPASLAIGGSIAFFVALPGMWLGLRQLLKLSAKDRLQGVLSSESSAAVNRSSGGYKLWSGIVCLVIAIGLVLGILLGVTPKTEAFGGFNWHIVSFFAGGFLSLIGSLLLYVVLLRNSTQRSLRGRGVSSAILLGLRNPSRQRQRSSITVVLVAFATFVVVAVAAGRQKPSQMEPDYNSGNGGFSIVAESARPVLYDLSTEEGQTRLGLIQADDTELRALLDQSKIMPFRVRPGEDASCLNLYQTRLPKILGVTEEMIERGGFLFADTPGENPWELLRGTTKDGNIPVLGDMNTLQYSLHKAIGSTIELPPELEASQSLQVVGSLGGSVFQGVLLMSEENFLKLFPNIEGYNYFLMEAPQDQMEDLTQTLETRLVSIGFDAEPVGRRLENFLAVQNTYLSTFQALGGLGLLLGTIGLGTVMLRNVLERRSELALMRAVGFSKAMVAMMVLAENSVLLITGLLIGTLTALWAMLPNILARSADVPWLSGLGLLAAVLVTGLVSALFAIVEAIRTPILSTLRGE, encoded by the coding sequence ATGAATCGCACCCAGCTGATCTTAAGAACATTACGGTATTACTGGCGAACTAACCTGGCAGTTCTGCTGGGTGTTGCGGTCGGTGCGGCTGTCATTTGCGGTGCACTGATCGTCGGTGACTCCGTCCGTTTCAGTCTCGAACAGATGACGCTCGACCGGCTCGGCAATGTTGATTATGCGCTCTCGGGGTCTCGATTCTTTCGGGAAGAGATCGCCTCGGACATTGCTGAGGACTTGTCGAAACAACCGGGTGGGGGAGCCATAAAAGTGGCTCCTGCGATTCTCCTGACCGCTTCATTGCAGTTCGAACGAACTTCGGAATCTGCCGAGGAATCCTACGAGAACCGCAATGATGAACCGACCATTTTGACAGCCGGTCAAGTGAATCTGGTGGGGCTGGATGAACGTTTGTGGAAAATGCTCAAAGGAGATGTCGCCAAACTCCCCGATGAAAACAGTCTGGTTCTGAATCGTCGGGTGGCGGATCAGCTCAAGATTCAGGAAGGTGATGAACTGTTTGTGTATGTCGATGTGCCTCAGACGATTCCTCAGGAATCGTTGCTGGGGGAACGGGATGTCGATGAAATTGTGATCAGTTTTCCGATGACGGTGACAACTATTGTTGAACCCGCATCAACGCTCGGTCGTTTTTCCTTGCAACCGAATCAGCAACTTCCGCTCAACGCCTATCTCAACCTGAGTCGGCTCCAGCAGGAACTCGATTTGTTGGAGGCTCCCGTTACGCCCCGGAATCCGATCGCGAAGCCGGCTCGTGTGAATGCGCTGCTCATCAGTGGGCGAAAGCAAACGGGGAATACTCTGAATCCAGATAACTGGGACACTCTGGCCAATCGAGCTTTGAAGCAGTCCCTAAAACTGGAAGATTTTCATGCCCGGATTCGAACTCTGCCTGAGCAGGGATATTTTGCACTGGAATCGGAGCGAATGATTCTGGAGCAGGCGTTATCAAATCAGGCGATTAAGACGGCGCAGGGAATGGAAGTGGCCTCTTCCCCTGTGCTGGTTTATCTGGCAAATGAAATCGCCAATGCATCCAATCCCGATTTATTTTCGATGTATTCCATTGCTGCTGGAATTCCGTTTGATCAGTCAGCTCCATTTGGACCACTGCTCAATACGAATGGAGATCCGGTGACATCGATGTCTGGCAATAACGTTGCCATTAACAGCTGGCTGGCCAAAGACCTGCAAGTCGAGGCGGGTGATGAGATACTGTTGAAATATCATGTGGTTGGCTCTCGCGGTAAATTGCCAGAACTGGAAGAACGATTTAAAGTCGCTGCCATCTTACCAATTCCCGACACGCTGGCTGATGATCGTGGATTTACTCCTTTTGTTCCCGGTATAACCGATGCGAAAACATTCAATGACTGGGAGCAGCCCTTCCCAATGAACACGGATCGTATTACAGATCGGGATGATGAATACTGGGAAGGAAGTGAAGGGAAGCCGGACGGTTATAAATCGACACCGAAGGTCTTTCTACCGCTGAAGACGGCTCGGGATTTATGGCAGAGTCGTTATGGCGATACGACATCCGTCCGCATCGCCAGCAAACCGGAACTTGGGCTTGAAGAAACGGTTTCACGATTCCGGCAAAGATTTGTGCAGACGCTGGTGCCTCAGCAATTCGGGATGGTAATTTTGCCCGTCAAGCAGCAGGGGTTGCAGGCGGCTCAGGGGACACAGGACTTTACAGGTTTATTCATCGGCTTCAGCTTCTTCGTCATTGCTGCAGCAGCCGTACTCATTTCCTTATTGTTCCGCCTCGGCATAGAAACCCGTGTTCAACAAACCGGGTTATATTCCGCAGTGGGAATGTCAAAAGGAGCCGTGCACAGGTTGTTGCTTTCTGAAGGAGTTCTGGTCGCAATCGTCGGTATTGTCATTGGAATGATGCTTGGTGTTCTCTACGCGGAATTGATGATTTACGGCTTAACAACCTGGTGGCGAGGTGCCATTGGGACCAGTTTTCTGCAGGTCTATGTTCAACCGGCCAGTCTTGCAATTGGTGGATCGATTGCCTTCTTCGTCGCATTACCTGGGATGTGGCTGGGGTTGCGGCAATTGTTGAAGCTATCTGCCAAAGATCGATTGCAGGGTGTGCTTTCCAGTGAATCCTCGGCTGCGGTGAACCGGTCCTCTGGAGGCTATAAACTCTGGAGTGGCATTGTCTGTCTGGTGATTGCGATTGGGCTTGTCCTGGGAATTCTGCTGGGAGTGACGCCGAAGACAGAAGCCTTTGGTGGTTTTAACTGGCATATCGTCAGTTTTTTCGCGGGAGGTTTTCTCTCGTTGATTGGAAGTTTGCTGCTGTATGTGGTTTTGCTCAGGAACAGTACACAACGATCATTACGGGGCAGAGGAGTGTCCTCTGCGATTCTACTCGGGTTGAGAAACCCGTCTCGTCAGCGACAGCGTTCCAGCATTACGGTCGTGCTGGTTGCATTTGCAACTTTTGTTGTGGTTGCAGTGGCCGCTGGTCGTCAAAAACCTTCACAGATGGAGCCGGATTACAATTCTGGCAATGGCGGCTTTTCAATTGTTGCCGAATCTGCAAGACCCGTACTTTACGATTTGTCGACCGAGGAAGGTCAAACAAGACTTGGCTTAATTCAAGCTGACGATACTGAACTTAGAGCGCTGCTCGACCAATCGAAAATCATGCCGTTCCGAGTGCGTCCGGGTGAAGATGCCAGCTGTCTGAATTTATACCAGACTCGTCTCCCCAAAATTCTGGGAGTGACCGAAGAAATGATCGAACGGGGCGGGTTTCTATTTGCTGATACTCCGGGCGAAAATCCGTGGGAATTACTAAGAGGCACAACCAAAGACGGGAACATTCCCGTTCTGGGAGATATGAATACACTGCAATACAGTTTGCACAAAGCAATTGGCAGTACGATTGAACTTCCTCCGGAACTGGAAGCCAGTCAGTCTCTGCAAGTTGTCGGCTCTTTGGGAGGGAGTGTCTTTCAGGGCGTATTGCTGATGTCAGAAGAAAACTTTTTGAAGCTGTTCCCGAATATCGAAGGCTACAACTATTTCCTGATGGAAGCCCCTCAGGATCAGATGGAAGATTTAACGCAGACTCTGGAAACGCGACTTGTTTCGATAGGGTTTGATGCTGAGCCAGTCGGCCGTCGGCTCGAAAACTTCCTGGCAGTGCAGAATACCTATTTGTCAACATTCCAGGCACTTGGCGGACTGGGACTGCTGCTGGGAACGATTGGACTCGGCACCGTTATGCTCAGAAATGTACTCGAACGTCGGTCGGAACTGGCATTAATGAGGGCCGTTGGCTTTTCCAAAGCCATGGTCGCCATGATGGTCCTGGCAGAGAATTCCGTTTTACTAATCACGGGATTGCTCATCGGAACCTTGACGGCCCTCTGGGCAATGCTGCCGAATATCCTGGCGCGAAGTGCAGATGTCCCCTGGCTGAGCGGACTGGGACTTCTCGCGGCGGTGCTGGTGACAGGGCTCGTTTCGGCGTTGTTTGCAATTGTCGAAGCGATTCGTACGCCGATTCTCTCGACGCTAAGAGGCGAGTAG
- a CDS encoding MotA/TolQ/ExbB proton channel family protein, giving the protein MNSILSAIAELSTWAISVAACFHLAVFAVLVLWSRRDMKILTGTLQDYTRDLRQRSVLDPTAHLTEQMDAFIADIEDVVSDPSRKQEQQLLRNRMNLLDEKRRYLHALKFETIANTARTMIEAYPLAGVLGTIVSIGAALNAPGSADTETVSLIVARFGDAIWSTFAGLSAALVLLFVNSLLEPAFQRLSETRSHIRSMISTIKSRLGETPASE; this is encoded by the coding sequence GTGAATAGTATTCTTTCCGCAATCGCGGAACTTTCAACCTGGGCGATCAGCGTCGCGGCCTGTTTTCATCTGGCCGTGTTTGCTGTGCTTGTGCTGTGGTCGCGACGGGATATGAAAATTCTGACAGGAACCCTGCAGGATTACACTCGTGATCTACGTCAGCGAAGTGTGCTCGATCCAACCGCTCATCTGACCGAACAAATGGATGCCTTCATAGCCGATATCGAAGATGTGGTGAGCGATCCGAGCAGAAAGCAGGAGCAGCAGTTGCTGCGGAATCGAATGAATCTGCTCGATGAAAAGCGACGTTATTTACATGCGCTCAAGTTTGAAACGATCGCCAATACTGCACGGACGATGATTGAAGCGTATCCCCTGGCTGGCGTTCTGGGAACCATTGTTTCGATTGGAGCAGCCTTGAATGCCCCCGGCAGTGCTGATACCGAAACCGTTTCATTAATCGTCGCCCGCTTTGGGGATGCAATCTGGTCGACATTCGCGGGGTTATCAGCTGCCCTCGTGCTCCTGTTCGTGAATAGTCTACTTGAACCAGCATTTCAACGCCTCAGTGAAACCCGCAGTCATATTCGTAGTATGATTTCCACTATCAAAAGTCGATTGGGAGAAACGCCTGCAAGTGAATAG
- a CDS encoding ABC transporter ATP-binding protein, whose product MNDESLKNEPSAKLIVRKLFKSYESAGRAVSILRDLDFTLETGAAASIIGPSGSGKSTLLYLISALDRPDAGSIELLGRDMIASSEKDQTSFRNAHIGFVFQDHNLLPQLNVLENVLLPCLAGNGVDPEKEKFAIKLLKRVGLKDRVTHRPAQLSGGERQRVAVCRALINQPELILADEPTGNLDPQTATVIGDLLLEISREQGAMLLCVTHSLELAYRFPVCYQLEEGRLVVVDRSAETATT is encoded by the coding sequence ATGAATGATGAGAGTTTGAAAAATGAACCGTCCGCAAAACTGATTGTGCGGAAGTTGTTTAAGAGTTACGAATCGGCTGGTCGAGCGGTTTCGATTTTAAGGGATCTGGATTTTACTCTCGAAACCGGAGCGGCAGCGAGTATTATTGGCCCTTCGGGTTCTGGCAAGAGTACGCTTTTGTATTTGATCAGTGCACTCGATCGCCCCGATGCTGGTTCGATTGAATTGCTTGGCCGCGACATGATCGCCTCTTCCGAAAAGGACCAGACATCATTTCGAAATGCTCACATCGGATTCGTATTTCAGGATCATAATCTCTTACCGCAGTTGAATGTGCTTGAGAATGTTCTGCTGCCTTGCCTGGCGGGAAATGGTGTCGATCCGGAAAAAGAAAAATTCGCAATCAAATTGTTGAAACGAGTGGGGTTGAAAGATCGTGTGACACATCGCCCAGCTCAACTTTCAGGGGGTGAACGACAACGCGTTGCGGTTTGTCGAGCGTTAATTAATCAACCCGAGTTGATTCTTGCTGATGAACCGACGGGAAATCTCGATCCGCAGACAGCGACCGTCATTGGCGACTTGCTCCTGGAGATCAGCCGCGAACAGGGGGCAATGCTCCTGTGTGTGACGCATTCTCTGGAATTAGCGTATCGCTTCCCTGTCTGCTATCAGCTGGAAGAAGGTCGACTTGTTGTTGTCGATCGTTCGGCTGAAACTGCTACCACATAA
- the hpnE gene encoding hydroxysqualene dehydroxylase HpnE: protein MNSQPHVVIVGGGLAGLSAAVALTKQNFRITLLESRPRLGGRATSIIDQTTGELIDNCQHVNMGCCVNFQHLCELTGSRQHLITEHQLQFLGRDGVVNRLRNGWLPAPAHLAAAFACFSYLSLRDKIDLARGMWSLMRNPTWPGDSLIDFLNQSRQTSQAINRFWNLVLVSALSEDLSRISYHYARQVFVDGFLSHREGWKVQLLNIPLGHFYDGVIKSWLESQGVKLRLQAGVKQLELNGEVDSQITGVTLTNGETVSADHVILAVSFDRVMSLLPDQLANTEPYQSISQIESAPISSLHFWFDRPITALRHAVLIDRTSQWMFNRTAILNSEQKYGKPEKYAYQIVISNSRSTRQQSGVSQRTQQELVNEVHQELKEIWPETRTAQLLHARAITEHRAVFSVLPEIDKLRPLQQTEISNLQIAGDWTSTGWPATMEGAVRSGFLAAENVIPIGDLHAKSHVGATELLPSVFARVFMKNSNLKY from the coding sequence GTGAACAGCCAGCCGCATGTTGTGATCGTTGGTGGCGGACTGGCGGGTCTCTCTGCAGCTGTCGCATTAACGAAACAAAACTTCCGCATCACTCTGCTCGAATCACGACCAAGGCTTGGAGGTCGTGCGACGTCGATTATCGATCAGACAACTGGTGAACTGATTGATAATTGTCAGCACGTCAACATGGGCTGCTGCGTGAATTTTCAACACCTTTGCGAGTTGACCGGATCTCGCCAGCATCTGATCACCGAACATCAACTGCAATTCCTTGGCCGCGACGGTGTCGTCAATCGTTTGCGAAACGGATGGCTTCCCGCACCGGCTCATCTCGCTGCAGCCTTTGCTTGCTTCAGTTATTTGAGCCTGCGAGATAAAATCGATCTGGCGAGAGGGATGTGGTCATTGATGCGAAACCCGACCTGGCCGGGTGATTCTCTGATCGACTTTCTGAATCAATCGAGGCAGACAAGCCAAGCGATTAATCGTTTCTGGAATCTCGTGCTCGTTAGCGCTTTGAGTGAAGATCTCTCTCGAATTTCCTACCATTATGCACGGCAAGTGTTTGTCGATGGCTTTTTGAGTCATCGCGAAGGCTGGAAAGTACAGTTACTCAATATCCCACTCGGGCATTTTTACGATGGAGTCATTAAATCCTGGCTGGAATCGCAGGGTGTCAAACTCCGGTTGCAGGCCGGTGTGAAACAGTTGGAACTGAACGGTGAAGTCGATTCTCAGATCACAGGGGTGACTTTGACGAATGGTGAAACGGTCTCAGCGGATCATGTGATTCTTGCGGTATCTTTTGACCGCGTGATGTCTCTGTTGCCGGATCAATTGGCCAATACCGAACCGTATCAAAGCATTTCACAAATTGAATCGGCTCCCATTTCCAGTTTGCATTTCTGGTTTGATCGACCAATCACAGCGTTACGGCATGCGGTCCTGATCGACCGGACCAGTCAATGGATGTTCAATCGAACGGCAATCCTGAATTCCGAACAAAAGTATGGAAAACCAGAAAAGTACGCCTATCAGATCGTAATCAGTAATTCCCGGTCGACCCGTCAACAGTCTGGAGTCTCTCAGAGGACTCAACAGGAGTTGGTTAATGAAGTTCACCAGGAGCTCAAAGAGATTTGGCCGGAAACCAGAACGGCTCAATTACTGCATGCCCGTGCCATCACGGAACATCGGGCAGTCTTTTCTGTCTTACCGGAGATCGATAAACTTCGGCCCCTTCAGCAAACGGAAATTTCAAATCTGCAGATTGCAGGCGATTGGACGAGTACTGGCTGGCCAGCCACAATGGAAGGAGCGGTACGCAGTGGCTTTCTGGCAGCTGAAAATGTGATCCCTATTGGCGATCTACATGCAAAGTCTCATGTTGGGGCGACTGAATTGCTTCCCTCAGTTTTTGCCAGAGTCTTTATGAAAAACAGTAATCTGAAGTATTGA
- a CDS encoding AAA family ATPase gives MTKLSPRELLEELKSQQTDTSEETTSQVRPSYDSGNSDYDGEDDTDVSLFDSVFNMNGSGNQRSPTVCPPAGKENERISSLFNRVNSLLSETGSASTKFIPHSPESLNKAGLTEDEVERLIFRYLLAKGVASGRQIASQHKLPFALIDPLLKKWKHEQLVDLRNSAEMGDYIYAITTQGRERAQQYSESCSYYGAAPVKLKDYLRAMELQSIAKQSVSEEDLRRAFSDLLIAPEMLDKLGPAINSGRGMFLFGEPGNGKTSIAERVTSCFGSTIWIPRALGIDGDIIRLFDPGVHEVVELDENDSLLTSNSIDHRWVQIVRPTVIAGGELTMSELEVVQHAKTGICESPLQLKSNCGTLVIDDFGRQRMPVDELLNRWIVPLEKRYDFLNLPSGKKIQVPFDQLIIFSTNLEPKDLVDGAFLRRIPYKIEVDDPSRADFIKLFEIMAPKYGMTVDRSAIEYLIETHYEKVNRPFRACQPRDLLLQVRNFCVYKNKEKKMTPQSFDFAVENYFSVM, from the coding sequence ATGACAAAACTATCCCCCCGTGAACTCCTTGAAGAGCTAAAATCTCAACAGACAGATACGTCTGAAGAGACCACCTCACAAGTCCGTCCGTCCTATGATTCCGGAAATTCGGATTATGACGGGGAAGATGATACGGATGTCTCTCTCTTCGATTCCGTTTTCAATATGAATGGTTCCGGGAATCAGAGATCGCCAACAGTTTGCCCACCAGCAGGAAAAGAGAATGAGCGAATTTCCAGTCTATTCAATCGCGTCAATTCTCTGCTCAGTGAAACGGGTTCTGCGTCAACCAAGTTTATACCTCATTCTCCAGAAAGTCTGAATAAGGCCGGTTTGACTGAGGACGAAGTCGAACGACTCATTTTCCGATATCTACTCGCCAAGGGAGTCGCTTCAGGTCGTCAAATTGCCAGTCAGCATAAACTTCCTTTTGCGTTGATCGATCCCCTGTTGAAGAAATGGAAGCACGAGCAACTCGTCGATTTGCGAAACTCGGCTGAGATGGGGGATTACATTTATGCGATTACCACTCAAGGTCGTGAACGCGCCCAGCAGTATTCGGAATCGTGCAGCTATTACGGAGCCGCTCCTGTCAAACTGAAAGACTATCTGCGTGCCATGGAGCTGCAAAGCATTGCCAAGCAAAGTGTTAGTGAAGAGGATTTACGACGAGCATTTTCTGATTTATTAATCGCTCCGGAGATGCTCGATAAACTCGGACCAGCCATTAACTCCGGACGAGGGATGTTTCTGTTTGGTGAACCAGGAAATGGGAAAACCAGTATTGCAGAACGAGTCACGTCCTGTTTTGGTTCGACGATCTGGATTCCTCGTGCACTGGGAATTGACGGGGATATCATCCGACTGTTTGACCCGGGTGTGCACGAAGTGGTTGAGTTGGATGAGAACGACAGCTTACTGACTTCAAACAGTATCGATCACCGATGGGTGCAGATTGTCCGTCCAACTGTCATTGCTGGCGGTGAATTGACAATGAGCGAACTGGAAGTTGTTCAGCACGCCAAAACTGGGATTTGCGAATCTCCCCTGCAACTCAAAAGTAACTGTGGCACCCTTGTGATCGATGACTTTGGGCGACAGCGAATGCCGGTCGATGAATTGCTGAACCGCTGGATTGTTCCTCTGGAAAAACGCTACGACTTTCTGAATTTGCCGAGCGGGAAGAAAATTCAGGTCCCATTTGATCAGCTGATCATCTTCTCGACCAACCTCGAGCCAAAAGATCTGGTGGACGGAGCATTTTTGAGACGAATTCCTTACAAGATTGAAGTGGATGATCCATCTCGAGCTGACTTTATCAAGCTCTTTGAAATCATGGCTCCGAAATACGGCATGACGGTCGATCGAAGTGCCATCGAATATCTGATTGAAACTCACTACGAAAAAGTGAATCGCCCATTCCGAGCCTGCCAGCCGCGAGATTTACTTCTCCAAGTCCGAAATTTCTGCGTTTACAAAAACAAGGAAAAGAAAATGACCCCCCAATCTTTTGATTTTGCGGTCGAGAATTACTTCTCAGTCATGTAA
- a CDS encoding ribonuclease E inhibitor RraB: MTNEFPDDADGEALRELVGAGHNLSEPMEVDFQVAASDEESATKIAEAASKLGYRTAIYFDDEEDFDEGDDLWTTECTKEMVVTHEDLLKTQTELDELAKPLGGYIDGWGTFGNMEILDELEEDDLDDDELEDNESEEE, from the coding sequence ATGACGAACGAATTTCCAGATGATGCCGACGGCGAAGCTCTTCGCGAACTGGTTGGTGCGGGGCATAATCTCTCGGAGCCGATGGAAGTTGATTTTCAGGTGGCAGCTTCCGATGAAGAATCAGCCACGAAAATTGCCGAGGCTGCCAGTAAACTGGGATATCGGACTGCCATCTACTTCGACGATGAGGAAGATTTCGATGAAGGGGATGACCTCTGGACGACTGAATGCACCAAAGAAATGGTCGTTACGCATGAGGATCTTTTGAAGACTCAAACTGAACTCGATGAACTTGCCAAACCTTTGGGCGGATACATCGACGGCTGGGGGACATTCGGCAACATGGAAATCCTGGATGAACTCGAAGAGGATGACCTTGATGATGACGAACTTGAGGATAATGAATCCGAGGAGGAATAA
- the metW gene encoding methionine biosynthesis protein MetW: protein MSLKSQISPLNPKRLPQRLMQMRPKRYCMKDPAAAVTDEIIRREIIPGSRVIDLGCGDGRLLQLLRDEMNCVVQGVELDEEGFLESMRREIPVIKGDLDDGLQYLPDNSFDFAVLSQTLQQLRYPVELLEQILRVANRVLVVVPNFAYWKIRLQVLVFGRAPVTEELPYEWHNTPNLHLMSMQDFRELEKEREFRIVKELPIIGEKSVPRAMWANVRARTVLYILEKKDSQKSSS, encoded by the coding sequence ATGTCGTTGAAGTCTCAGATTTCCCCGTTGAATCCGAAACGCCTGCCTCAGAGATTGATGCAGATGCGTCCGAAACGCTATTGCATGAAAGATCCCGCTGCGGCTGTGACCGATGAAATCATCCGACGGGAAATCATTCCCGGCAGTCGGGTCATCGATCTTGGTTGTGGAGATGGTCGACTTCTTCAATTGTTGCGTGATGAAATGAACTGCGTTGTGCAGGGCGTTGAACTGGACGAAGAGGGGTTTCTGGAGTCGATGCGACGGGAAATTCCTGTCATTAAGGGCGACCTTGATGACGGACTGCAGTATTTGCCGGACAACAGTTTCGACTTTGCCGTGCTGAGCCAAACCTTGCAACAGTTGCGGTATCCGGTGGAACTGCTCGAACAGATTCTGCGGGTTGCCAATCGCGTGTTGGTTGTAGTACCGAACTTTGCGTACTGGAAAATCCGACTGCAGGTCCTGGTGTTCGGTCGGGCTCCAGTAACTGAAGAACTCCCCTACGAATGGCATAACACTCCCAACCTGCATTTGATGTCGATGCAGGATTTCCGTGAACTGGAAAAAGAACGGGAATTCCGGATTGTGAAGGAATTGCCGATTATCGGGGAAAAGAGTGTTCCACGCGCGATGTGGGCGAATGTGCGGGCGAGAACGGTTTTATACATCCTCGAAAAGAAGGATTCTCAAAAATCGTCTTCTTAG
- a CDS encoding acyl-CoA thioesterase codes for MIEHQSQFVHERRVSFSETDMAGIVHFSNYYRYMEEAEHAYFRSLDLKIMHRREDGIIVGWPRVNSHCQYLGPARYEDILQITVDIERLGVKSVSWSMGIYCGDKKLAQGRMKTACCLCRADHTLESIPIASPFAEKLEESPYLQT; via the coding sequence GTGATCGAGCATCAATCGCAGTTTGTGCATGAGCGTCGTGTTTCATTTTCTGAAACCGATATGGCGGGCATCGTGCACTTTTCGAATTACTATCGTTATATGGAAGAAGCCGAGCATGCGTATTTTCGTTCGCTCGATTTGAAGATCATGCATCGGCGTGAAGATGGCATCATTGTTGGCTGGCCGCGAGTCAATTCGCATTGTCAATATCTTGGCCCGGCTCGCTATGAAGATATTCTGCAGATTACTGTCGATATCGAGCGTTTGGGCGTAAAATCGGTTTCGTGGTCGATGGGCATTTATTGCGGCGACAAGAAACTGGCTCAGGGACGAATGAAGACGGCCTGCTGTTTGTGTCGAGCCGATCATACCCTCGAATCAATTCCAATTGCTTCCCCTTTTGCAGAGAAGCTGGAAGAATCCCCGTATTTACAGACGTGA
- a CDS encoding GDSL-type esterase/lipase family protein, whose translation MNSLILYHLLSGQAFFSGALLIVIAAGFSLFPKRKSLAITFCLIGIILIAISGTPFSLPMYLIAAITITAWLGGMRSKKWNRYFAIGLISLLLGMAIYELTYQFSPKLQPVSKRSIAIIGDSVTAGLDDGTIAWPTLLLKEHQLEIEDVSHVGETASSAYKRIENQRIDSLVLIIEIGGNDLLGSTSAEKFENDLRKLLERACDSDRQVVMFELPLPPFRNAYGAIQRRLANKFRVQLIPKRKFLSILLPEESTLDSIHLSQAGQKRMAETVWGVIQSAFEKSN comes from the coding sequence ATGAACTCTCTGATTCTGTACCATCTGCTCAGCGGTCAGGCATTCTTTTCTGGTGCCCTGTTAATCGTGATCGCAGCGGGGTTCTCTCTGTTCCCCAAAAGAAAAAGTCTGGCGATCACCTTCTGTCTGATTGGCATTATCCTGATTGCAATATCCGGAACGCCCTTCTCTCTGCCCATGTATCTGATTGCAGCAATTACCATTACTGCCTGGCTGGGAGGTATGCGTTCAAAAAAATGGAATCGGTATTTTGCAATTGGATTGATATCTCTGTTATTAGGGATGGCGATCTATGAATTGACTTATCAGTTTTCGCCGAAGTTACAGCCGGTTTCCAAACGCTCCATCGCGATTATTGGAGACTCTGTCACTGCAGGGTTGGATGATGGCACGATTGCCTGGCCGACTTTGCTATTAAAAGAGCATCAACTGGAAATCGAAGATGTTTCGCATGTTGGTGAAACAGCTTCTTCTGCTTACAAGAGGATCGAAAACCAAAGAATTGATTCTCTCGTTTTGATTATTGAAATTGGAGGAAATGACTTACTCGGTTCGACATCTGCAGAAAAATTTGAGAATGACTTAAGGAAACTATTAGAACGAGCCTGTGATTCTGATCGACAAGTCGTGATGTTCGAGTTGCCTTTGCCACCGTTTCGTAATGCTTATGGAGCCATACAACGCAGACTGGCCAACAAATTTCGTGTGCAGTTGATTCCGAAACGCAAATTCCTCTCGATCCTACTTCCGGAAGAGTCCACGCTGGACAGTATCCATCTTTCTCAAGCGGGACAAAAGCGGATGGCTGAGACAGTCTGGGGTGTAATCCAGTCCGCTTTTGAGAAATCGAATTAA